A region of Desulfatiglans anilini DSM 4660 DNA encodes the following proteins:
- a CDS encoding AAA family ATPase, with amino-acid sequence MAETVTLDGVEIHLAAPDDVPLRWVGQPELVTQVLAAWLVLGEEDLPLNPRLIGKPGVGKTTLAYHAGRILQRPVYLFQATMDTRPEDLVITPVIAEQGRIRYMASPVVSAVIKGGVAIIDEGNRMSEKSWASLAPLLDARRYVESIVAGVKIKAHPDFRFCTTMNEDASTFELPEYIHSRLQPQIYIDFPDRDEERRILKSNLPFSDDEVIEYVLTFLQAAHEGDERYSVRDGINIARYALKRLAADGKQLGTERSELLPAVLGEAAAMILDVNAARLFSELLHAEPEDL; translated from the coding sequence ATGGCTGAAACGGTAACCCTGGATGGGGTGGAGATCCACCTCGCCGCCCCCGACGATGTCCCTCTCCGCTGGGTGGGCCAGCCGGAGCTGGTCACCCAGGTCCTGGCGGCCTGGCTCGTTTTGGGGGAAGAAGACCTCCCGCTGAATCCGAGGTTGATCGGAAAGCCGGGGGTCGGCAAGACCACTCTGGCCTACCACGCGGGCAGGATCCTGCAGCGCCCGGTCTATCTTTTCCAAGCGACCATGGACACGCGTCCGGAGGATCTGGTCATCACCCCGGTGATCGCGGAGCAGGGCCGCATCCGGTACATGGCGAGCCCCGTGGTCAGCGCGGTCATCAAAGGCGGGGTGGCGATCATTGACGAGGGCAACCGGATGAGCGAGAAAAGCTGGGCCTCCCTCGCCCCCCTGCTGGACGCCCGCCGATATGTGGAATCCATCGTGGCCGGGGTCAAGATCAAGGCGCATCCGGACTTCCGGTTCTGCACCACCATGAACGAGGATGCCTCGACCTTCGAACTGCCCGAATACATCCACTCGCGGCTCCAACCGCAGATCTACATCGATTTTCCCGATCGCGACGAGGAGCGCCGGATCCTGAAGAGCAATCTGCCCTTCTCCGACGATGAGGTCATCGAATATGTTCTGACCTTCCTCCAGGCGGCCCACGAGGGGGATGAGCGCTATTCCGTCCGGGATGGGATCAACATCGCGCGGTACGCCCTCAAACGCCTGGCTGCGGATGGCAAGCAGCTCGGAACGGAGCGTTCCGAGCTGCTCCCCGCTGTTTTGGGGGAGGCTGCAGCCATGATCCTCGATGTCAACGCGGCCCGCCTGTTCTCGGAGTTGCTGCATGCCGAACCAGAGGATCTCTAG
- a CDS encoding rubrerythrin family protein: protein MGEKTEKNLGYAFAAESKASARNLAFAQKAEVEGYAQIARLFRAVSEAEGVHAQRYLRLMRGKIGSTEENLQAAFENEIRANVDEYPQLIQDAMNEGVAAVEKAFTQSRDVESEHADLYKRAMNDMLAERETAYFVCQVCGYIAEDEPPVNCPVCGAVQQKFKPVP, encoded by the coding sequence ATGGGTGAGAAGACCGAAAAGAACCTGGGTTATGCCTTTGCGGCCGAGTCGAAGGCCTCGGCCCGCAATCTCGCCTTCGCCCAGAAGGCGGAGGTCGAAGGGTATGCGCAGATCGCGCGCCTCTTCAGGGCCGTCAGTGAGGCTGAAGGGGTCCACGCGCAGCGCTATCTGCGTTTGATGCGCGGGAAGATCGGATCCACCGAGGAAAACCTTCAGGCCGCGTTCGAGAACGAGATCCGTGCGAATGTGGACGAGTATCCCCAATTGATCCAGGACGCGATGAACGAAGGGGTTGCCGCGGTCGAGAAGGCCTTTACCCAGTCCCGCGATGTCGAGAGCGAGCATGCCGACCTTTACAAGCGGGCGATGAACGACATGCTGGCCGAACGGGAGACCGCCTATTTCGTCTGCCAGGTCTGCGGCTACATCGCCGAGGATGAGCCGCCGGTCAACTGCCCGGTCTGCGGCGCCGTCCAGCAGAAGTTCAAGCCGGTGCCTTAG
- a CDS encoding CBS and ACT domain-containing protein, producing MLVKDWMSRNVITIDINDNMQEATKRMKQHDIGMLPVMKRGKIVGIVTDRDLKRASASDATTLEVHELLYLISRIKLADIMTKDPILVPFDHTVEETAEILLKHRISGAPVVDHDGNLAGAITKGDIFRCLISLTGVGHRGIQFGFQVEDTPGSIKTVADIIRKYGGRMVSILTSYERAPKGYRQVFIRMYGVDRSRLAELKEELRQKAALLYMVDHRENIREIYGESA from the coding sequence ATGCTCGTCAAGGATTGGATGAGCCGGAACGTGATCACGATCGACATCAACGACAACATGCAGGAGGCCACCAAGCGGATGAAGCAGCATGACATCGGCATGCTGCCGGTCATGAAACGGGGCAAAATCGTCGGTATCGTAACGGACAGGGATCTCAAACGGGCCTCCGCCTCCGATGCCACCACGCTCGAGGTGCACGAACTTCTCTATCTGATATCGCGGATCAAGCTGGCCGATATCATGACCAAAGACCCCATTCTGGTTCCCTTCGACCACACGGTCGAGGAAACAGCGGAAATCCTCCTCAAACACAGGATTTCCGGGGCACCGGTGGTCGACCACGACGGCAATCTCGCAGGGGCCATCACCAAGGGGGACATCTTCCGCTGCCTCATCAGCCTCACGGGCGTCGGGCACCGGGGCATCCAGTTCGGGTTCCAGGTGGAAGACACACCGGGCTCGATCAAGACCGTGGCGGACATCATCCGTAAATACGGCGGCCGCATGGTCAGCATCCTGACCAGCTACGAACGGGCGCCGAAGGGCTACCGCCAGGTATTCATCCGGATGTACGGGGTGGACCGCTCCAGGCTGGCCGAACTGAAAGAAGAACTCCGTCAGAAAGCTGCACTGCTGTATATGGTGGACCATCGCGAAAACATCCGAGAGATCTATGGAGAATCTGCCTGA